The sequence TGCGTGAAACGGCTTCGCGTAGTTTTTCGTCGGCGGCAGCAAACGAAATACGAATACAGTTTTCGTCGCCGAATGCCTCACCCGTCACCAAAGAAACGTGTGCTTCGTTGAGCAAATACATTGACAAATCCGCCGCGTTAGTGATGGTTTGTTCGCCGTTCTTTTTGCCAAAATAATGGCTAATATCTGGGAACAAATAAAATGCACCTTTCGGGATACTAATCTTAAAGCCCTCTATTTCAGACAATAAACCAACCATCATATCACGACGGCGCAAGAAAGCGGCAGTCATTTCTTTGGTTGGCGTCATGTCGCCTTTTAGTGCGCCTAACGCAGCTTTTTGAGCGATAGAACAAGTGCCTGACGTGAATTGGCCTTGCATTTTGTCGCAAGCGTCGGCGATTGGCTTGGCCGCAGCGATGTAGCCCACGCGCCAGCCTGTCATGGCAAAGCCTTTAGAAAAACCGTTTACCGTAACGACGCGGTCTTTGATTTTCTCAAAACTGGCCAAACTTTCGTGTTTTCCTTCAAAATTGATGTACTCGTAAATCTCGTCGGCGATAACCAAAACGTGCGGATGGCGTTCCAAAACGTCGGCGATAGCAGCCAATTCTTCACGCGAAAACATAGCTCCCGTTGGGTTGCTTGGCGAAGAATACATCAACAATTTTGTTTTGGGCGTAATGGCTGCCTCGATTTGGGCGGCTGTGGGTTTGAAGTCGTTTTCGAGTGTTCCCGAAACGATAACAGGTTCGCCTTCAGCGAGTTTTACAATTTCCAAATAACTTACCCAATACGGCGCAATGATAACCACTTCGTCCGATGGGTTTACCAA is a genomic window of Flexibacter flexilis DSM 6793 containing:
- a CDS encoding pyridoxal phosphate-dependent aminotransferase, which encodes MTHFLSERINAMSESQTIAMAKKARELAAQGFDVINLSFGEPDFQTPDYIKAAAKKAIDDGFSFYTPVPGYLDLRQAIAEKLLRDNGLSYKPENIVVSTGAKQSIANAVMCLVNPSDEVVIIAPYWVSYLEIVKLAEGEPVIVSGTLENDFKPTAAQIEAAITPKTKLLMYSSPSNPTGAMFSREELAAIADVLERHPHVLVIADEIYEYINFEGKHESLASFEKIKDRVVTVNGFSKGFAMTGWRVGYIAAAKPIADACDKMQGQFTSGTCSIAQKAALGALKGDMTPTKEMTAAFLRRRDMMVGLLSEIEGFKISIPKGAFYLFPDISHYFGKKNGEQTITNAADLSMYLLNEAHVSLVTGEAFGDENCIRISFAAADEKLREAVSRIKAALAKLQ